The genomic stretch TTTGAACAACAAGAGAATTATCTTTAACAATAAATCTCCATGCTTGCATATTATCACCTGTAGGTGCCCAAATTGCTTCTTCTATAATTTCTAGTAAAATTGCTGGTTGCATAAATTTGCTCCTTACCTAACGTTCTCTCTATATATTACATATCAAAGACGACAATTTCATTAAATTAAACCATCATATTTGGCGTCATATTTCTTGTATTATTCATTATAAATATATAATATTACTATATTTTTATGAAATTAGTTGATGGGAATAATATTTATTTATTTTATTTTTGGCGTCATTATGCTAAAATTATTTTATGAGTAAGCCAAATATTTTCAAATTTTCAAATTATCGAATTTTCTTAAATGAGCTATTTTTGGCAAAGAAGAACGATCTTGTTAAATATTCATACCGCCAACTGGCCAGGGATGCTGGATACATCACTTCAGATCACTTTCAGAGAATTGTAAAAGGAAAGAGAAATCTCACAAAGGATGGAGTAGAAAGATTCTCTAGGGTCTTTTCTCTCAATGAGACTGAAAAAAGATTTCTCATTAACTTGGTTGGATTTAATGATGCCAAAAAACATGAGGTGAAAAAAGCTTACTTATCGAAACTTACTGAATTTCAACAATTTAAACAATTTAACCCTTATGTAGAAGAAAAGTTTAAGTATCTTTCACATTGGTACTACGTTGCAATTCGAGAGCTCTCTTTATTACCCTCATTCAATGAAGACCCACGTTGGATTGCTTCACAATTATCACCAAAAGTATCTTTGCAAGAAATAATGCAAGCAATTATCGATTTGCAAAACTTAGGACTCCTTAAAAGAGACATCAATGGACAACTCGTCACTGGGCAGGAGAGGAAAATAGATATGGGGCAAGAAGTTTATTCAACAATTGCCATTAACTATCACCAAGAAATGATTGAACAAGCGAAGAGTAGCATTGAAAGATTTGATAGATCTTTAAGAAATATTTCATGTGTCACTTTTCCTTTC from Halobacteriovoraceae bacterium encodes the following:
- a CDS encoding TIGR02147 family protein, with the translated sequence MSKPNIFKFSNYRIFLNELFLAKKNDLVKYSYRQLARDAGYITSDHFQRIVKGKRNLTKDGVERFSRVFSLNETEKRFLINLVGFNDAKKHEVKKAYLSKLTEFQQFKQFNPYVEEKFKYLSHWYYVAIRELSLLPSFNEDPRWIASQLSPKVSLQEIMQAIIDLQNLGLLKRDINGQLVTGQERKIDMGQEVYSTIAINYHQEMIEQAKSSIERFDRSLRNISCVTFPFTIKNVEQIKEMIVDFQQKVMNVCQQEKNADSIYQFNLQLFPLTLVHDKTRA